Below is a genomic region from Oscillatoria sp. FACHB-1407.
CTGCTACAACGGAATTATCAACCGGAGCATCAGCCGCAGCCGGAGCCGCTTCACCCACGGTCTGCTGTTGCACACTTGACCCCGACTCGGACATCGGCACAGGAGCACCACAACTACTTAAAACCAACCCTCCAAGCAGGGCAGTGAACACTAACGCAGGTTGAAATCGAATGGGATGAGCACGATTCATGACAGAAACTCCACAAGCTCTTGTTGTAGTATGGCCGCCTGATCTAACCACACCCAGACAGTTACAATTTACGCAACAGTTTTCTGTCAAGCGTTATGACTATTTGTAATGGGCGCAATTTTTGACTCCACTGGCACTTATCGCTACACCCTCTGGCGCGAGTGGGGCAATTCTCCCAAAGTGGTGTTCGTCATGCTCAATCCCAGTACTGCCGATGCAGACCGCAACGACCCTACCATTCGACGTTGTATTGGGTTGGCTCAAATGTGGGGTTTTGGGGCGTTAGAAGTGGTGAATTTATTTGCCTATTGCGCGACGCATCCGACGGAACTGCGGCAGGCAACTGACCCGATTGGAGTTGAGAACGATCGCTATCTATTACAGGCGGTGCAGCGGAGCGATCGCACCATTTTGGCATGGGGTAACTGGGGTTCTCTACATCAACGCGATCGCTGCGTCTTGGATTTGTTAGCGCAACACACGCCGCTTTATTGTCTGGGTATGAACCAGTCGGGGCAACCACGCCATCCCCTGTATGTGAAACGGAATGTAGCGTTAATTCCAATTAGCGTCAGGGTTTGAGCCATTGCCTTTGCCTTAAGCTTTCTAAGTACAACTCGTCGTAAATAAGGGTGGGAATTCGGGGTGCAGGGGTGGAACCCCTGGCTGGCCCACACCCCCCTGGTTTTATTTCCAAACCCTATCTGTGATCACAGTACTAAGGATTGTGAATTTAATAAATCCGCAAACTGTACGGGCGGGTTTAGCAGGCCCATCTGTGCTCTGTTATAGATTTGACAGCAAAACCCGCCCCTACCAAATATCGAACTTATTTAATTTCCATTCCTAACCAAAGCTATAAAACCTTGGTTACTCCAAAAATGTAAAGCTTTGTAAATCTTTTGCATAAGTTCTGGGGGGACGCCTGACAGCTTTTTAGCGATGACGAGTGCTCAGGCAGGAAGGCAAATGGATTAAATCAAACTTAAATCCAAATCCCAATATGAATTTGATTTCAAATTAAGATAGATAGCCTTTGAAAATAGAGGAGCCAAAAAATCTGTAAAGCTAACTAAAATACTTGAATTTAATTGGCGTTAACTAGTAATTCTTAAAGCACAAATGCAAATAATCTACTAATAGTTTGATTAGTAAATGTTTGTAGTTGCTTTAATTCAAAAATAATGAATCTAGATGAGTGCTTAAGCCTAAGAATCTTTTAAGACAAAGGCTTAAGCACTTATTTTGTTTGAATCAATGATAGTTTTAGTTTGATTTAATTCCAGAACTGGTGGTCAGTAAATTGAATAAAAGAACCTTTTAAGTTAGGAAGTAAGCTATTAGATAATCACCCAAAAAGGTGAGCTAATTGGGTGAAGGCTTAAGCAAAAATCGACCGTAAATTAAAAATATAGAGTTCACGAGTTGAGATTGATTTGGAGCCAAATATTGAAGCCCAAAACACAATTGAATGCTAAAGGCGATCGCTCATGCCCTCCGCAATCCCTTCTAGCCGATCAATTGATTCACTCTTCTTGATTTGCTAGCCAAATCAATCTCACCTGAATTCATTGCTGACTCACACGGTTGGGGAAATGCAACTGGATATGCCCCTTAAGTGCAACTCCCTTGCTGACCCCAACCCCTTAATTCCACATCAGGAGAACCCCCACCATGAAAGCTGTCTATTCTCACTCTGGTCAATCATCTGCATTGTTATCTGACTCAACAGCGAACACTTTGAATCACACAATTGCAGGTTGGTTTCGCCGAGTAGCTCAATGGTTGGCTCCTCAACTTCCTGCTCCTCGCATATACCAGCATATGGATCGTTCAGGTCAAATCTATTGGTCTGGCTTCAACCCAAATACTGGCTTATCAATTCGTTGGGTTTCTGAGGCAGAGATTCGAGTTTGGCTAGAGCAGCAATATCGCTAATTCGTTGTGTTCTGTTTATCTGATGAACTTCGCTTCAACTTCACCGATTTCCTTTACTTCAAGTCACTAATTTACAAATTTGAGAGGTAATGATGACTATTTCAGCAATTAAGCGACTCAATTCTAAACCTGCTAATGATAGTTTTGCCGATATGAATGATTCTGTTGAATCCGTTAACTCTCTACAAAAAGGTCGCTTAGAAGCGAGATGGGAGATCGAAAATGGCAAGTTGGTTTGTAAGTGGATGGTAGTGTAGCTCCAACGTATCTCAAACACTTTCATTCGCTTTCATCTTTCAGTGTGCTGATGCTAGGCGATCGCTCCTGGGTGTCTCCAATCCAGTAACTCAACGGCGATCGCCTTTTCTTCTGATTTTAGTGATAGCAACCGAAGGGTTGGTTCGACGGGGTGCAAGGGGTGGAATTCCTGGCTGAGGCTGTGCCCTACATTCCCCTGTCTCAACTATTTCGACAGTTGCTATAGAACGTACGTGGAACAAGCATTTAGAACATTTATGCAGACTAATTCTTACAATACGGTTAACAACCTTCCGACTCAAACAGGTATTTCTAAAGCACTCCGAAATGCACTCGATAATCGTCGCAATCGCTTTGATTCTTTTGTCATTAATCTCACGAGCCGCAGTAGTTTTAATGCAGTGTTAAGTGGACTCGGCAAAGTCGCAAACGTTGATCTGGAACTCCGAAATAGTAGAGGGGCGATCGTGGCTGCGTCTCGTCGTCCCGGCAAGAAGAATGAATCCATCCAAGTGGCAGATCTAGAAGCTGGAACCTACTTTTTGCGAACCGTGCTCAAAAAGGGACAAAGCACCCGATATCAGTTGAGCTTTACCAGCACTCCGCTGCCTATTCCTGTTACTAATCCCGTCCCACAGCCACCCCCGATCCCTGCTGATCTGGCAGGTAACACGCCCGCTACAGCACGGCAAATTGGGGTGAGTTCTACTCCCAGTGTTTTCAGTGATTATGTAGGACCAGAAGACACGGCTGATTTTTATCGGTTTACGGTGGGTGAACCCGGTTCCCCCAGTAGTCGTGTCAGTTTCTCTATTCAGGGAGATGGTCAGGTTATTCCAGGTATGTTTACCATTCGAGATAGCCTCAATGCCATTGTTAAACGGCTTTATCCGGGACAGGGTGAAACGACGTTTAATGATGTGTTGGCATCGGGGACTTATTACATTCAAGTAGAACCAACCTTCAAAGGTGGCAACTATAACCTGACGGTTGCGGCAAACTCGATTCCTGATTTTGCAGGCAACACCTCAAATACAGCACGGGCGATCGCTCTTAGCCCGACTCCTACAACAATTTCCGAGTTTGCCGGAACGGGTGATCTGATTGACTTTTATAGCTTTACGGTCACTCAACCTACCCGCTTCAACATGAGTGTTGTCGGAGTAAATGGCACGCTGTTTGGGGGTGGCATTGACGTCAAACTCCGCAGCAGTACTCTAAATCAAATTCGGCACGTGTATGAGATTGATGGTGGTGGTGTTGACATTACTAACCAATTGCTGGCACCCGGAACCTATTACATTGACATTGCACCCTTCTCCGTGAGTTCGGGAGATGCCGAATATAGTTTGACCTTTTCGGGCACCCCTGCCTGATCCAATTCTCAATGGTTGTCATCATGTTTTTTATTCATCCTGAACATCGTTCGCTGTCATTCTGGGGC
It encodes:
- a CDS encoding DUF1643 domain-containing protein, coding for MGAIFDSTGTYRYTLWREWGNSPKVVFVMLNPSTADADRNDPTIRRCIGLAQMWGFGALEVVNLFAYCATHPTELRQATDPIGVENDRYLLQAVQRSDRTILAWGNWGSLHQRDRCVLDLLAQHTPLYCLGMNQSGQPRHPLYVKRNVALIPISVRV